The genomic region GAGCGTAAGGGCAATCGACCGCTACCGCCCCAGGTACGCTCGCGCCGCGTCATCCATCGTCGGGAAGCGCGCGATGAGCCCGTCTGCTTCCACCAGGTGGGGACCAATGCCGACGGCACGAATGCCAGCACGTGTGAGCGCTTCCACCCCGGCCCGGGAGTCTTCGAACCCGATGATCCTGTCGGTGGGCACGCCAATGTTCGCGGAACCAAGCAGAAACCCCTCGGGATCAGGTTTGCCGTGAGACACATCCTCGATTGCGACGCTACGCTCCCCTACCGCAGCGAGCCCGGCTTGGGCTAAGCCGCTCTGCATCAGTGCGCGGAAGGTTCCGGTGACCACGGCGACGCGCTTGCCGTCGTCGATAAGCGCGGCGACGAAGCGCGCCGATTCGCGCGTAATCGTCGGACGCTCAGCCACCGCCGCTGAATATGCCTCTGACAGGTGGCCGATTAGCGCATCGAATTCGTCCGAGGACCGCGCCGCCAAAAGCCGGCGGGCGATATCGGGATCGGACAGGCCGACCAAGGATTCATATTCACTGGAACGTAAGCCGTCGAGCCCCACGTTCTGCAGGGCCGTTTCGTATGCCGCTTCCAGAACCGGCTCGTCATCGCTCAGCGTGCCGTTGAAATCGAACAAGACCCCGTCACAATCCCTGAGCTGTTCTAGGAAGAAATTGGCCATGCAATAGATTGTGCCACGGCCCGTTTGGACGACACGCAACCTTTTGACCAGCAGTTTTCGCAGAAACCAACGCAAGATAATGATCAACTCCTGTTCGCCGATTTGTCACAAAGCTGCCACTGATCATTAAGAAACCTGTGAAACCTTTAAGCGGAAAGCGGGCAAACTCCTGCCCAGCTTCGCCCTAATGGAAAGGCTCTACATGTTCTTTACAAAGAAGTCCGCGGCTGCACGCGTAGCAGCAGCCAGCTTCGCAGTCGCCACCACTCTCGGCCTCGCGGCGTGCGGTGGTGGGGGCGATGACGGCGCCTCGGCAAACGTGGGTGGCTCCCCTGAGGAGATCGCCCAGCTGGCCAAGGAGGAGGGTGAAGTCCGCCTCATCGCCTACCCGAAGACCTGGGCGAACTACGAAGGCCACTTCAACGAGTTCACCTCGAAGTACGACGTGAAGGTCGCCGTCGATTCCCCGGACGCGTCCTCCGCCGAGGAGCTCCAAGCCGTCCAGAACCTCAAAGGCCAGGACTCCCAGCCTGACGTGCTGGACATCGGCTACTCCTTCACCAACCCAGCCATTGACCAGGGTCTGGTGGAGCCGTTCAAGCCGTCCACCTTCGACGAGATCCCCGACGACTTCAAGGACCCGGAAGGCAAGTGGGTGTCCGCGTACTACGGCGTGATCGAGTTCGGTGTGAACACCAAGAAGGTCGACGACGTCCCGAAGACCTTCAAGGACCTGCTCGACCCGAAGTACAAGGGTCAGATTGCTCTGTCCGGCGACCCGCGCCAGGGCGCATCCTCCATCGCCGGCGTGTTCGCTGCTTCGCTGGCTAACGGCGGCTCCCTCGACGACATTGAGCCGGGTGTCGCTTTCTTTGAGGAGCTGTCCAAGTCCGGCAACCTGGTGAGCATTTCCGACCCGGCTGCCGCTCTGACCACCGGTGAGGCCGCGATCGTCCTCGACTGGAACTACAACTGGGTTGGCGCTACCGAGCAGCTGGAGAAGGACGGCGTCGACCTTGAGCGCGTCGTTCCGGAAGACGGCGTCTTCGGCAACTTCTACGCGCAGCCGATCTCCGTCAACCCGAAGCGCCCGAACGCGGCACGCCTGTGGGTTGAGTGGCTCAACTCCGACGAGGGCGCAGAGCAGTACGCCCTCGGCGGCGCTATCCCGTCCCGCTTCACCAAGCTGGCAGAAGAAGGCAAACTCTCCGATGAGGCTATGGAGAAGCTGCCGGACCCGGCTGTCCTGGAAAAGGTGCAGGTCCCGTCCGTTGAGCAGGGCGACAAGGCCAACGAAGTCATCGCTACCGAGTGGGCAAAGAGGGTCCGTAACTAATGTCTAGCGCCGTCTCTTCTTCCCAGGACGCGGTGGAACCGCAATCTACTCTGGGGCATGACGAGAACGGCAAGAAGAAGGAAAAGCGGGAGCGCACACCCAAAGGGAAGTTCAGTTTCAACCCTGCTTCCCTCGGTGCCCTCCCGTACTTCCTTTTTCTGGCTGTCTTCCTGATCATGCCGATCCTGGCGAACACCCTAAAGTCGTTCCAAGATCCCCAAGGCAACTTCACGCTCGCGACGATGGGCGAGGCAATGGGTTCGACCTACCGCAGTGCGTTCGTCCTCACCTTCAACCTGTCCCTGTTCACCGCCGTCGTCGGTGGCTTCTTCGGCGTGCTGCTGGCGTGGGCACTGACCCACGACAGGCGCCCGGGCAAGCTCTCCGGTCTGATCAACAGCTTCTCCGCTCTCGCCGCCCAGTCCGGTGGTGTGGGTCTGGCGTATGCGTTCATCGCGCTTTTGGGCACCGAAGGCTTGCTCACCGTTGCCATCGCCAACGGCTGGCCCGGCTTCCGCGACGTCTTCTCGTTGACCGGTTTCTGGGGTGTGTCGCTGGTGTACCTGTACTTCCAAATTCCGCTGATGGCCACACTGATGCTGCCGGCCATACAGGGCATCCGCAAAGAGTGGTACGACGCTGCATCGTCTCTCGGCGCCACCCGCAGCCAATACATCAAGGATGTGGTCATCCCCGTTCTGTGGCCCGCCATCCTGGGTTCCCTGCTGCTGCTGTTCGCTAACGCATTCGCTGCCTACGCCACCGCGTTCGCCCTGGCCGGCGGCTCGCTCAACTTGGTGCCGATCCTCATCGGTTTCTTCATCAGCGGCAACGTGCTGCTCAACCCGGGCCTTGCAGCTGCGCTGGTCACCTGGATGATGCTCATCATCATCGCGGCGATGGCTCTGCGCATCTACTTCACCAGAAGGAGTGAAAAATGGCTCAACCAGTAACGACAGCTCCGGCCGAGGAAGCCATTGACCCCGCGTCCGACAAGCAGGTCCGCCGCCGCAACCAGCACAAGACGTCGGCAGCCTCGACCGCGATCCTCATCGTCGCTGCGATCTACTTCGCGCTGCCCTGGTTGGCGGCTGCCGTCTTCGGTTTCACCCGCCCGGGTGTCGGCTTCACCACAGACACCCTGGCGGAAACCTTCAACCACTCGCGCGCAGGCGAATCCCTGATCAACACGCTGCTGTTGACGGTGGTGACCACCCTGGTCATGCTGATTCTTCTCGTGCCCACCATCATCTTCCTGAACCTCAAGGCGCCGCAGATGGCAAAGGCGGCGGAGTTCCTGTCGGTGCTCCCGCTCGTGGTCCCGGCCGTGGCTCTGGTCAACGGTGTGTCGGTGTTCTTCCGGCCGTTCGCCCCGGGGCTGCTCACCTCGATGTGGATCCTCGTTCCGCTGTACGTGATCAACGCGCTGCCGCTGTGTTACCGCGCCATTGACGCTGGTGTAAAGGCCTTGGACCTGCGCACGATGTTCGCTGCGTCGT from Corynebacterium genitalium ATCC 33030 harbors:
- a CDS encoding HAD family hydrolase, translated to MANFFLEQLRDCDGVLFDFNGTLSDDEPVLEAAYETALQNVGLDGLRSSEYESLVGLSDPDIARRLLAARSSDEFDALIGHLSEAYSAAVAERPTITRESARFVAALIDDGKRVAVVTGTFRALMQSGLAQAGLAAVGERSVAIEDVSHGKPDPEGFLLGSANIGVPTDRIIGFEDSRAGVEALTRAGIRAVGIGPHLVEADGLIARFPTMDDAARAYLGR
- a CDS encoding ABC transporter substrate-binding protein; translated protein: MFFTKKSAAARVAAASFAVATTLGLAACGGGGDDGASANVGGSPEEIAQLAKEEGEVRLIAYPKTWANYEGHFNEFTSKYDVKVAVDSPDASSAEELQAVQNLKGQDSQPDVLDIGYSFTNPAIDQGLVEPFKPSTFDEIPDDFKDPEGKWVSAYYGVIEFGVNTKKVDDVPKTFKDLLDPKYKGQIALSGDPRQGASSIAGVFAASLANGGSLDDIEPGVAFFEELSKSGNLVSISDPAAALTTGEAAIVLDWNYNWVGATEQLEKDGVDLERVVPEDGVFGNFYAQPISVNPKRPNAARLWVEWLNSDEGAEQYALGGAIPSRFTKLAEEGKLSDEAMEKLPDPAVLEKVQVPSVEQGDKANEVIATEWAKRVRN
- a CDS encoding ABC transporter permease translates to MAQPVTTAPAEEAIDPASDKQVRRRNQHKTSAASTAILIVAAIYFALPWLAAAVFGFTRPGVGFTTDTLAETFNHSRAGESLINTLLLTVVTTLVMLILLVPTIIFLNLKAPQMAKAAEFLSVLPLVVPAVALVNGVSVFFRPFAPGLLTSMWILVPLYVINALPLCYRAIDAGVKALDLRTMFAASSSLGATTWQTLSGVVIPNLRVAMLSASLLCIAMVVSEFAIASLLLQYTFPVFMVEVSSTNPRGIAALSFFVMIFTWILLSLISAASTISLKKNRKAS
- a CDS encoding ABC transporter permease, giving the protein MSSAVSSSQDAVEPQSTLGHDENGKKKEKRERTPKGKFSFNPASLGALPYFLFLAVFLIMPILANTLKSFQDPQGNFTLATMGEAMGSTYRSAFVLTFNLSLFTAVVGGFFGVLLAWALTHDRRPGKLSGLINSFSALAAQSGGVGLAYAFIALLGTEGLLTVAIANGWPGFRDVFSLTGFWGVSLVYLYFQIPLMATLMLPAIQGIRKEWYDAASSLGATRSQYIKDVVIPVLWPAILGSLLLLFANAFAAYATAFALAGGSLNLVPILIGFFISGNVLLNPGLAAALVTWMMLIIIAAMALRIYFTRRSEKWLNQ